A stretch of Onychomys torridus chromosome 2, mOncTor1.1, whole genome shotgun sequence DNA encodes these proteins:
- the LOC118578389 gene encoding olfactory receptor 13C7-like, translating to MEVANQSVVAEFVLLGLSDHPTLEKTFFLLILLMYLVILLGNGVLILVTILDSHLHTPMYFFLGNLSFLDICYTTSSIPLVLDGFLTPRKTISFSGCVVQMFLSFAMGATECVLLGMMAFDRYVAICNPLRYPVVMSKAAYVPMAICSWVAGGANSLVQISLAVQLPFCGDNVINHFTCEILAVLKLACADISINVISMGVANVIFLGVPVLFIFVSYTFILTTILRIPSAEGRRKAFSTCSAHLTVVIVFYGTILFMYGKPKSKDPLGADKQDVSDKLMSLFYGVLTPMLNPIIYSLRNKDVKVAVRNLVHWKCLIH from the coding sequence ATGGAAGTGGCCAACCAGTCTGTGGTAGCTGAATTTGTCTTGCTGGGCTTGTCAGATCACCCAACGCTGGAGAAAACCTTCTTCCTGCTCATCCTGCTGATGTACCTGGTGATCCTGCTGGGCAATGGGGTCCTCATCCTGGTGACCATCCTCGACTCCCACctgcacacacccatgtacttcttcctgggGAACCTCTCCTTCCTGGACATCTGCTACACCACCTCCTCAATTCCCCTGGTCCTGGATGGTTTCCTTACTCCCAGGAAAACAATCTCTTTCTCAGGCTGTGTGGTACAGATGTTTCTCTCCTTTGCCATGGGAGCCACAGAGTGTGTGCTCCTGGGCATGATGGCATTTGATCgttatgtggccatctgcaaccCCCTCAGGTACCCTGTGGTCATGAGCAAGGCTGCCTATGTGCCCATGGCCATATGCTCCTGGGTGGCTGGTGGTGCCAACTCCTTGGTACAGATCTCCCTGGCAGTACAGTTGCCTTTCTGTGGGGACAATGTCATTAATCACTTCACCTGTGAGATCCTGGCTGTCTTAAAGCTAGCCTGTGCTGACATCTCCATCAATGTGATTAGCATGGGGGTGGCCAATGTGATCTTTCTAGGGGTCCCAGTTCTGTTCATCTTTGTCTCTTATACCTTCATACTCACCACCATCCTGAGGATCCCCTCTgctgagggaaggaggaaagccttctccacctgctCTGCCCACCTCACTGTGGTGATCGTCTTCTATGGGACCATCCTCTTCATGTATGGGAAGCCCAAGTCCAAGGACCCACTGGGGGCAGACAAACAGGATGTTTCAGACAAACTCATGTCCTTATTTTATGGAGTGTTGACTCCCATGCTGAACCCCATCATCTACAGCCTCAGAAACAAGGATGTGAAGGTTGCTGTAAGGAACCTGGTGCATTGGAAATGCCTCATTCATTGA
- the LOC118578405 gene encoding olfactory receptor 13C7-like, translating into MEVSNQSTVTEFVLLGLSAHPKLEKTFFVLILSMYLVILLGNGVLILVTILDSHLHTPMYFFLGNLSFLDICYTTSSVPLVLDGFLTPRKTISFSGCAVQMFLSFAMGATECVLLGMMAFDRYVAICNPLRYPVVMSKAAYVPMAISSWVAGGANSLVQISLAVQLPFCGDNVINHFICEILAVLKLACADISINVISMGVANVIFLGIPVLFIFVSYIFILTTILRIPSAEGRKKAFSTCSAHLTVVIIFYGTILFMYGKPKSKDPLGADKQDLADKLISLFYGLLTPMLNPIIYSLRNKDVKTAVRDLASHRCLAQ; encoded by the coding sequence ATGGAAGTATCCAACCAGTCTACTGTGACAGAATTTGTCCTGCTGGGCCTCTCTGCCCATCCCAAACTGGAGAAGACATTCTTTGTGCTTATTCTGTCCATGTACCTGGTGATCCTGCTGGGCAATGGGGTCCTCATCCTGGTGACCATCCTCGACTCCCACctgcacacacccatgtacttcttcctgggGAACCTCTCCTTCCTGGACATCTGCTACACCACCTCCTCAGTCCCTCTGGTCCTGGATGGTTTCCTTACTCCCAGAAAAACAATCTCTTTCTCAGGTTGTGCGGTACAGATGTTTCTCTCCTTTGCCATGGGAGCCACAGAGTGTGTGCTCCTGGGCATGATGGCATTTGATCgttatgtggccatctgcaaccCCCTCAGGTACCCTGTGGTCATGAGCAAGGCTGCCTATGTGCCCATGGCCATCAGCTCCTGGGTGGCTGGTGGTGCCAACTCCTTGGTACAGATCTCCCTGGCAGTACAGTTGCCTTTCTGTGGGGACAATGTCATTAATCACTTCATCTGTGAgatcctggctgtcttgaaactggCCTGTGCTGACATCTCCATCAATGTGATTAGCATGGGGGTGGCCAATGTGATCTTCCTGGGGATCCCAGTTCTGTTCATTTTTGTCTCCTACATCTTCATACTCACCACCATCCTGAGGATCCCCTCTgctgaggggaggaagaaggccTTCTCCACCTGCTCTGCCCACCTCACTGTGGTGATTATCTTCTATGGGACCATCCTCTTCATGTATGGGAAGCCCAAGTCCAAGGACCCACTGGGGGCAGACAAGCAGGACCTTGCAGACAAGCTCATTTCCCTCTTCTACGGACTTCTGACCCCCATGCTGAACCCCAtcatctacagcctgaggaacaagGATGTTAAGACTGCTGTGAGGGATCTGGCAAGTCACAGATGCCTCGCCCAGTGA
- the LOC118578376 gene encoding olfactory receptor 13C7-like, producing MDRSNETSPVTGFILLGLSAHPKLEKTFFLLILLMYLVILLGNGVLILVTILDSHLHTPMYFFLGNLSFLDICYTTSSVPLILDSFLTPRKTISFSACAVQMFLSFAMGATECVLLSMMAFDRYVAICNPLRYPVVMSKAAYVPMAAGSWAGGVTNSIVQTSLAMRLPFCGDNVINHFTCEILAVLKLACADISINVISMVVANMIFLAIPVLFIFVSYIFILVTILRIPSAEGRKKAFSTCSAHLTVVIVFYGTILFMYGKPKSKDPLGADKQDLADKLISLFYGVVTPMLNPIIYSLRNKDVRAAVRNLVSQKHVTE from the coding sequence ATGGACAGATCTAATGAAACCTCCCCTGTGACTGGCTTCATTCTCCTGGGTCTTTCCGCCCACCCAAAGCTGGAGAAAACCTTCTTCCTGCTCATCCTGCTGATGTACCTGGTGATCCTGCTGGGCAATGGGGTCCTCATCCTGGTGACCATCCTCGACTCCCACctgcacacacccatgtacttcttcctgggGAACCTCTCCTTCCTGGACATCTGCTACACCACCTCCTCGGTCCCCCTCATTCTCGACAGCTTCCTGACCCCCAGGAAGACCATCTCCTTCTCAGCCTGTGCAGTACAGATGTTTCTCTCCTTTGCCATGGGAGCCACAGAGTGTGTGCTCCTGAGTATGATGGCATTTGATCgttatgtggccatctgcaaccCCCTCAGGTACCCAGTGGTCATGAGCAAGGCTGCCTATGTGCCCATGGCTGCCGGATCCTGGGCAGGTGGTGTCACCAACTCTATAGTGCAAACATCTTTGGCAATGCGGCTGCCCTTCTGTGGGGACAATGTCATCAATCACTTCACCTGTGagatcctggctgtcctgaaactggccTGTGCTGACATCTCCATCAATGTCATCAGCATGGTTGTGGCCAACATGATTTTCTTGGCAATCCCAGTTCTGTTCATCTTTGTCTCTTACATCTTCATCCTTGTGACCATCCTTCGGATCCCCTCTgctgaggggaggaagaaggccTTCTCCACCTGCTCTGCCCACCTCACTGTGGTGATCGTCTTCTATGGGACCATCCTCTTCATGTATGGGAAGCCCAAGTCCAAGGACCCACTGGGGGCAGACAAGCAGGACCTTGCAGACAAGCTCATCTCCCTCTTCTATGGGGTAGTGACCCCAATGTTGAACCCCAtcatctacagcctgaggaacaagGATGTGAGGGCTGCTGTGAGGAACCTGGTGAGTCAGAAACACGTAACTGAGTGA